The following proteins are co-located in the Methanobacterium formicicum DSM 3637 genome:
- a CDS encoding DUF362 domain-containing protein, whose amino-acid sequence MIDIILNQNRCQGSKCGKCAYVCPNNVFTITDVVTVTSPVYCKMCQECLEICPEAAIIINIPDHDKNTAEKIIKTKNRNTGKKRLLKTY is encoded by the coding sequence ATGATCGACATTATATTAAACCAAAACCGTTGTCAAGGTTCAAAATGCGGCAAATGTGCGTATGTCTGCCCAAATAATGTTTTCACAATCACTGATGTAGTAACTGTTACATCCCCTGTTTACTGCAAAATGTGTCAGGAATGTTTAGAGATATGCCCAGAAGCAGCCATTATCATAAATATTCCAGATCATGACAAGAATACAGCAGAAAAGATAATTAAAACTAAAAATCGAAATACGGGGAAAAAAAGACTATTAAAAACTTATTAA